A region from the Bradyrhizobium erythrophlei genome encodes:
- a CDS encoding flavin monoamine oxidase family protein → MTMTRRDFLSAAAGLAAVPVLGRRAAAAQLPRSADIVVIGAGAAGIAAARRIMAANRKVIVVEAANQIGGRCLTDTATFDAPFDRGARWLHNPDTNPMIRLARSAGLDMSTPPFGQKIRVGRRNARAGETEEFLAALVRANRAIDEVSRGKADVSCASALPRDLGDWAATAEFVLGANATGKDLKDVSVMDKVRAGDRNGVIVCRQGLGTVIAKLGEQVPLALSTPASRIAWSGRDVTVETPSGKIAARAAVITVSSDVLASGNIKFTPDLPKRQLDAAAKLGLGSYDRIALQLPGNPLGLARDDILIEQSNSTRTALLLANIGGSSLCSIDVAGSFGRDLSAQGEKAMVAFAVEWLTKLFGSEATSGIKKSSATRWNAAPYALGAMSVAAPGGQPSRKILTEPVGCMFLAGEATHETLWGTVDGAWESGERAAEAALRRIGALREEPLAAPAPAARHRRHAAPARSAGAPIN, encoded by the coding sequence ATGACAATGACGCGCCGCGACTTTCTTTCAGCGGCGGCAGGCCTTGCGGCGGTGCCGGTGCTCGGCCGGCGCGCCGCCGCGGCGCAATTGCCGCGCTCGGCCGACATTGTCGTGATCGGCGCCGGAGCCGCCGGCATTGCCGCGGCGCGGCGCATCATGGCCGCGAACCGCAAGGTGATCGTGGTCGAGGCGGCAAACCAGATCGGCGGCCGCTGCCTGACCGACACCGCGACCTTCGACGCGCCGTTCGACCGCGGCGCGCGCTGGTTGCACAATCCCGACACCAACCCGATGATCAGGCTCGCCCGCAGCGCCGGGCTCGACATGTCGACACCCCCCTTCGGGCAGAAAATCCGGGTCGGCCGGCGTAACGCGCGCGCCGGCGAAACCGAGGAATTCCTGGCGGCTTTGGTACGTGCCAACCGCGCCATCGACGAGGTCTCGCGCGGCAAGGCCGACGTCTCCTGCGCTTCCGCACTGCCAAGGGATCTCGGCGACTGGGCCGCCACGGCCGAATTCGTGCTCGGCGCCAATGCCACGGGCAAGGACCTCAAGGACGTCTCGGTGATGGACAAGGTCCGCGCCGGCGACCGCAATGGCGTGATCGTGTGCCGCCAGGGACTGGGCACCGTGATCGCAAAGCTCGGCGAACAGGTCCCGCTGGCGCTGTCGACGCCGGCCAGCCGCATCGCCTGGAGCGGCCGCGACGTCACGGTGGAGACGCCCTCGGGCAAGATCGCCGCCCGCGCCGCCGTGATCACGGTGTCGAGCGACGTGCTGGCGTCGGGCAATATCAAATTCACTCCCGATCTGCCGAAGCGCCAGCTCGACGCCGCGGCCAAGCTCGGCCTCGGCAGCTACGATCGGATTGCGCTGCAATTGCCCGGCAATCCGCTGGGGCTCGCCCGCGACGACATCCTGATCGAGCAGAGCAATTCGACGCGGACGGCGCTGCTGCTCGCCAATATCGGGGGATCGTCGCTGTGCTCGATCGATGTCGCGGGCTCGTTCGGCCGCGATCTCTCTGCCCAGGGCGAGAAGGCGATGGTCGCCTTTGCCGTGGAATGGCTGACAAAGCTGTTCGGCAGCGAGGCGACTTCGGGCATCAAGAAATCGAGCGCGACACGCTGGAATGCGGCGCCGTACGCGCTCGGCGCCATGTCGGTGGCAGCACCCGGCGGTCAGCCCTCGCGGAAGATCCTGACCGAGCCGGTCGGCTGCATGTTCCTCGCGGGCGAGGCGACGCACGAAACGCTGTGGGGAACGGTCGACGGCGCCTGGGAAAGCGGCGAGCGCGCGGCCGAAGCAGCATTGCGCAGGATCGGCGCGCTCAGGGAGGAACCCCTTGCAGCGCCGGCGCCGGCAGCAAGGCATCGCCGCCACGCTGCGCCTGCGAGATCGGCGGGAGCGCCGATCAATTGA
- a CDS encoding sulfite exporter TauE/SafE family protein: MTAGLGLVPTDVSSNIAIAICVIAFVSGTARGFSGFGSALIFMPLASSFAAPRLVAALLLIIDFVAAAPLLPNAWKHADRKATWVMVAGALIGVPVGTWLLSRLEPVTTRWIISGFVFALLLLLLSGWRYRGKDHPALPIGIGGLSGFCSGLAQTGGPPIVGYWLGRPIASVIARANILLFFGASDFFSLVSYSLTGLITADAIRFSLLVGPVYGIGVWFGARLFGRASERIFRAICYVLIAAAVIVGLPALDGVLR; this comes from the coding sequence ATGACGGCCGGACTCGGCCTCGTCCCGACCGATGTCAGCAGCAATATTGCGATCGCGATCTGCGTGATCGCCTTCGTGTCGGGAACGGCACGCGGATTTTCCGGCTTCGGCTCGGCGCTGATCTTCATGCCGCTGGCGAGCAGCTTTGCCGCGCCGCGGCTGGTCGCGGCTCTTCTGCTCATCATCGATTTCGTCGCCGCCGCGCCGCTCCTTCCCAACGCCTGGAAGCATGCGGATCGCAAGGCAACCTGGGTCATGGTGGCGGGCGCGCTGATCGGCGTTCCCGTCGGGACCTGGCTCCTCAGCCGGCTCGAGCCGGTGACGACGCGCTGGATCATTTCCGGATTCGTGTTCGCGCTGCTGCTCCTGCTGCTGTCCGGCTGGCGCTATCGCGGCAAGGACCACCCCGCACTGCCGATCGGCATCGGTGGGCTATCCGGCTTTTGCAGCGGGCTGGCGCAGACCGGCGGACCTCCGATCGTCGGCTATTGGCTCGGGCGACCGATCGCTTCCGTGATCGCGCGCGCCAACATCCTGTTGTTCTTCGGCGCTTCGGATTTCTTTTCGCTGGTGAGCTATTCCCTGACCGGGCTGATCACCGCCGACGCCATTCGATTTTCGCTGCTGGTCGGTCCGGTCTACGGCATCGGCGTCTGGTTCGGTGCCCGGCTGTTCGGCCGCGCCAGCGAGCGGATCTTTCGCGCCATCTGCTACGTCCTGATCGCGGCGGCGGTCATTGTCGGCCTGCCGGCGCTGGACGGCGTGCTGCGCTGA
- a CDS encoding YiiX/YebB-like N1pC/P60 family cysteine hydrolase produces MGLVLDTVGKLIAGYLQKEVPGYEPFTPSDPEHLRGVIDQGDVLLVEGNNRVSGIIKYLTQSTWSHAALYVGPIDGAEEPDGEPHVLIEANIGEGVTSAPLSKYFPYHTRLCRPVGLSFEDRYTVCRYAINRIGFGYDTKNILDLMRFLIPLPIPQRWRRRMIAFGSGDPTKIICSALIAQAFDAVRYPILPKITRAGSRAARREILHIRDSSLYMPRDFDISPYFEIVKPTIVHGFDYTALHWADKQKPLREVAGEFGPFPETIQSPPLVPEEIDQETPFPAQEVTLAEQPALVERITVSEHFMLVEHLPERRAKPRSSEFAT; encoded by the coding sequence ATGGGCCTTGTGCTCGATACCGTCGGCAAGCTGATCGCGGGCTACCTTCAGAAGGAGGTGCCGGGCTATGAGCCGTTCACGCCCAGCGATCCCGAGCATCTGCGCGGCGTCATCGACCAGGGCGACGTGCTGCTGGTCGAGGGCAACAACCGGGTTTCCGGCATCATCAAATATCTGACCCAGTCCACCTGGTCGCATGCCGCGCTGTACGTCGGGCCGATCGACGGTGCGGAGGAACCCGACGGCGAACCGCATGTCCTGATCGAGGCCAATATTGGCGAGGGCGTGACCTCGGCGCCGCTGTCGAAATATTTCCCTTACCATACGCGGCTGTGCCGCCCGGTCGGACTGTCGTTCGAAGACCGCTACACGGTGTGCCGCTACGCCATCAACCGGATCGGTTTCGGCTACGACACCAAGAACATCCTCGATCTGATGCGCTTTCTGATCCCGCTGCCGATCCCGCAGCGCTGGCGGCGGCGCATGATCGCGTTCGGCTCCGGCGATCCCACCAAGATCATCTGCTCGGCGCTGATTGCGCAGGCCTTCGACGCCGTGCGCTATCCGATCCTGCCCAAGATCACCCGCGCCGGCTCCAGAGCGGCCAGGCGCGAAATCCTGCACATCCGCGATTCCTCGCTCTACATGCCGCGCGATTTCGATATCTCGCCCTATTTCGAAATCGTCAAACCCACCATCGTGCACGGCTTCGACTACACCGCCCTGCACTGGGCCGACAAGCAAAAGCCGCTCCGGGAGGTAGCGGGCGAATTCGGACCGTTTCCAGAGACGATCCAGTCGCCGCCGCTTGTTCCTGAAGAGATTGACCAAGAGACGCCGTTTCCGGCTCAGGAAGTGACGCTGGCCGAGCAGCCGGCGCTGGTCGAACGCATCACCGTGTCCGAGCATTTCATGCTCGTCGAACATCTTCCCGAGCGCCGCGCGAAGCCGCGGTCGTCGGAGTTCGCGACGTAA
- a CDS encoding adenine nucleotide alpha hydrolase: protein MKQGRPKALISWSSGKDSAFSLHEIRRVGEFDVVGALTTVTETFDRVSIHGVRQEILQAQLKAAGLPPRIVPIPYPCPNEIYEARMGEQVARAVREGITHIIFGDLFLTDIRAYREQKLVGTGITPVFPLWDRPTLPLALAMIDSGLQAYLATVDLKKLPAEFAGRKFDLQLLADLPDGVDPCGENGEFHTCVVEGPIFSQPLPVVTGERVECDGYGYCDLVLESLPLVGRVGA from the coding sequence TTGAAACAGGGCAGGCCAAAGGCGCTGATCTCGTGGTCGAGCGGCAAGGACAGCGCGTTCTCGCTGCATGAGATCCGGCGTGTCGGCGAATTCGACGTGGTCGGTGCGCTGACAACGGTGACCGAGACGTTCGACCGGGTGTCGATCCACGGCGTGCGGCAGGAGATTTTGCAGGCGCAGCTCAAGGCCGCGGGCCTGCCGCCGCGGATCGTGCCGATCCCCTATCCCTGTCCCAACGAGATCTACGAGGCGCGCATGGGCGAGCAGGTCGCGCGCGCGGTGCGGGAGGGCATCACCCACATCATCTTCGGTGATCTGTTCCTCACCGATATCCGCGCCTATCGCGAGCAGAAACTCGTCGGCACCGGCATCACGCCGGTGTTTCCGCTGTGGGATCGGCCGACCTTGCCGCTGGCGCTTGCCATGATCGACAGCGGCCTGCAGGCGTATCTTGCGACCGTCGATTTGAAAAAACTGCCCGCGGAATTCGCCGGCCGCAAGTTCGACCTGCAACTGCTGGCCGACCTGCCCGACGGCGTCGACCCCTGCGGCGAGAACGGCGAGTTTCATACCTGCGTGGTGGAGGGACCGATTTTTTCGCAGCCCCTGCCCGTCGTGACCGGTGAGCGCGTCGAGTGCGACGGCTATGGCTATTGCGATTTGGTGCTGGAATCCCTCCCCCTTGTGGGGAGGGTCGGCGCGTAG
- a CDS encoding DUF2182 domain-containing protein encodes MTESLALEHVLRRDRLIVVVGVAGVVALAWVYLVAGAGIDMSMADMPMEPMPWSTFYAALLFTMWWVMMIAMMVPSAAPMVLLFTAIKRKQGASVSPSIEAWVFLSGYLLIWAGFSLVAVLAQWGLERAGLLSMAMASTSAPLGGVILLAAGLYQFTPVKSACLRYCQSPVLFLSRHWRPGAVGALRMGLRHGSYCLGCCWFLMALLFVSGIMNLVWIAGIALYVACEKLLPLGRGLSRAAGVALIVSGTIVLVLAT; translated from the coding sequence ATGACCGAGTCATTGGCGCTCGAACACGTGCTGCGGCGCGATCGCCTGATCGTCGTAGTTGGAGTAGCTGGAGTGGTGGCGCTGGCCTGGGTTTATCTGGTCGCCGGGGCTGGCATCGACATGAGCATGGCCGACATGCCGATGGAGCCGATGCCGTGGTCGACTTTCTACGCCGCGCTCTTGTTCACCATGTGGTGGGTCATGATGATTGCCATGATGGTGCCGAGCGCTGCCCCTATGGTCCTGCTGTTCACGGCAATCAAGCGCAAGCAAGGGGCATCGGTTAGCCCATCTATTGAAGCCTGGGTCTTTCTCAGTGGCTATCTCCTGATCTGGGCAGGTTTCAGCCTCGTCGCAGTTTTGGCACAGTGGGGACTCGAACGCGCCGGGCTGCTGTCTATGGCGATGGCGAGCACCAGTGCCCCGCTTGGCGGGGTTATTCTGCTTGCCGCGGGGCTCTACCAGTTCACGCCCGTCAAGAGCGCCTGCCTTCGCTATTGCCAAAGCCCGGTGCTATTCCTGAGCCGGCACTGGCGACCGGGGGCGGTGGGTGCATTACGCATGGGACTCCGGCACGGCAGCTACTGCCTCGGCTGTTGCTGGTTCCTGATGGCACTGCTGTTCGTCAGCGGGATCATGAACCTTGTCTGGATCGCCGGCATCGCCCTTTATGTCGCATGCGAGAAGTTGCTGCCGCTCGGCCGCGGGCTCAGCCGCGCCGCCGGTGTGGCTCTGATCGTATCGGGCACGATAGTTCTTGTGCTCGCAACTTGA
- a CDS encoding class I SAM-dependent methyltransferase produces MGFYSDIILPRLCDFAMRNKLLVPIRERVIGAAEGRVLEIGVGSGRNLPFYRPPAREVLALEPAAKLVTMARSASRGNIMPVSFLEASAEAIPLEDHCVDTIVTTWTMCSIPHAEAALAEMRRVLRPSGRLLFAEHGRAPDESVQRWQDRLTPAWRCIAGGCHLNRPIRSMIEGAGFRVDRIETGYIPGPRPMTYMYEGSARPN; encoded by the coding sequence ATGGGCTTCTACAGCGACATCATCCTGCCGAGGCTTTGCGATTTCGCGATGCGCAACAAGCTGCTCGTGCCGATTCGCGAACGGGTGATTGGGGCTGCGGAGGGTAGAGTGCTCGAGATCGGCGTCGGCTCGGGACGGAACCTGCCGTTCTATCGCCCGCCGGCGCGGGAGGTGCTGGCGCTCGAGCCGGCGGCCAAGCTTGTGACCATGGCTCGCAGCGCGTCGCGTGGAAACATCATGCCGGTCAGCTTCCTCGAAGCTTCGGCTGAAGCGATTCCGCTCGAAGATCATTGCGTCGATACCATCGTCACGACCTGGACCATGTGCTCGATCCCGCACGCCGAGGCGGCCCTCGCCGAAATGCGGCGCGTGCTGCGGCCGAGCGGCAGGCTGCTGTTCGCCGAGCACGGCAGGGCGCCCGACGAGAGCGTGCAACGCTGGCAGGACCGGCTGACGCCGGCGTGGCGCTGTATCGCCGGCGGCTGTCATCTCAACCGCCCGATCCGCAGCATGATCGAAGGCGCGGGTTTCCGCGTCGACCGCATCGAGACCGGTTACATCCCGGGGCCCAGGCCAATGACCTACATGTACGAAGGCAGCGCGCGGCCAAATTGA